Proteins encoded together in one Telopea speciosissima isolate NSW1024214 ecotype Mountain lineage chromosome 6, Tspe_v1, whole genome shotgun sequence window:
- the LOC122665402 gene encoding U-box domain-containing protein 33-like codes for MESGDEDNTEGSSHVEEDKIFVALGNVMEESTWTLLWALKNFRRKNFYILHVHQPAQEICVMGAKFKADGLDRHQVRAYREKEKKEMNDLLNEYLDICLHAGVYAEPICIEMENVERGIVELIAQHGITKLVMRAASDRHYSEKMEKLESKKAIFVYNEAPVSCHIWFVCKGHLILKREGISEETAIKAPSVLDSPMRIIHQLDQPRNIQLPKSFSHGAGGSSWPRSPVQNQIQRATSTISDTTKVPAKLTNPVQDLFRRAFSSRKRNTESSTGREQKASSSRGEALGIQKPIRFSSQSSDCSSRLSIGSSESILGSETTDNEKSSSTIELLLVEVQVDVEVTFLE; via the exons ATGGAGAGTGGTGATGAAGATAATACAGAGGGATCTTCACATGTTGAAGAAGACAAGATCTTTGTGGCACTGGGGAATGTTATGGAGGAAAGCACATGGACTTTGCTTTGGGCACTGAAGAACTTTCGGAGGAAGAATTTCTACATTCTTCATGTTCACCAGCCAGCTCAAGAGATCTGTGTCA TGGGTGCGAAATTTAAAGCAGATGGACTAGATAGGCATCAAGTTAGAGCATaccgagaaaaggaaaagaaagaaatgaatgaTCTTCTAAATGAGTACCTTGATATTTGTCTCCATGCTGGG GTCTATGCAGAGCCAATATGCATTGAAATGGAAAATGTTGAGAGAGGGATTGTAGAGCTCATTGCGCAGCATGGGATCACAAAACTTGTCATGCGAGCAGCATCAGACAGGCATTATTCAGA GAAAATGGAAAAGCTGGAATCCAAGAAAGCAATCTTTGTCTACAATGAGGCCCCAGTTTCCTGCCATATTTGGTTTGTCTGCAAAGGGCATCTCATCCTCAAGAG GGAAGGTATTTCAGAGGAAACTGCAATAAAGGCTCCATCAGTCCTGGATAGTCCTATGAGGATAATTCACCAACTAGATCAACCGAGAAATATACAACTTCCCAAATCATTCAGCCATGGTGCTGGTGGTAGTAGTTGGCCAAGAAGTCCAGTTCAGAATCAAATCCAACGAGCTACATCTACCATAAGTGACACTACTAAAGTCCCTGCAAAACTTACTAATCCAGTTCAGGACCTATTCCGACGAGCTTTTTCATCTCGCAAAAGAAATACTGAGAGTTCAACAGGAAGGGAACAAAAGGCATCTTCTTCCAGAGGAGAGGCTTTAGGAATACAAAAACCAATTAGATTTTCTTCTCAGAGTTCAGACTGTTCATCGCGACTTTCAATTGGCAGTTCAGAGTCAATTTTAGGGAGTGAGACGACTGATAATGAGAAATCATCTTCTACTATTGAGCTTTTACTG